A single window of Desulfobotulus mexicanus DNA harbors:
- the cmoB gene encoding tRNA 5-methoxyuridine(34)/uridine 5-oxyacetic acid(34) synthase CmoB — protein MRRLMLEAESLGLGAYGSALLSLVADLEARLAGPDAQARMLREAFAVLPDAEPSLVDLDGDCVFVGRAGDLSEEESRIFFHVLQALIPWRKGPFSLFGVDVDTEWQSSMKWNRIIPFLPELGGKRILDIGSSNGYYLFRMASQKPAMALGVEPFLPYYYQFQLIQHYLAHPDLFMLPAGFEALPEMPGFFDVIFCMGVLYHRKSPVTFLQDVRRYMKSGADLVLETLVIEGEEPVSLTPLGRYAKMRSVFFLPTVNCLKRWLGHAGFRDIRCVDMAYTKTFEQRRTDWAFDESLEDFLDASDPLKTVEGEPAPLRAVLLARA, from the coding sequence ATGCGGCGTCTGATGCTGGAAGCAGAAAGTCTGGGTTTGGGCGCCTACGGCAGTGCTCTTCTTTCCCTTGTGGCAGATCTGGAAGCCCGCCTTGCCGGACCCGATGCCCAGGCCCGCATGCTCAGGGAGGCTTTTGCCGTTCTGCCCGATGCAGAGCCATCTTTGGTGGATCTGGACGGTGACTGTGTTTTTGTTGGCAGGGCCGGAGATTTGTCCGAAGAGGAAAGCAGGATTTTTTTCCATGTACTGCAGGCACTGATTCCATGGCGCAAAGGTCCCTTTTCCCTCTTTGGCGTGGATGTGGATACGGAGTGGCAGTCTTCGATGAAATGGAACCGGATAATCCCTTTTTTGCCTGAGCTTGGAGGCAAACGGATACTCGATATAGGCTCCAGTAACGGGTATTATCTTTTTCGCATGGCATCCCAAAAACCAGCCATGGCCTTAGGCGTTGAACCTTTTTTACCTTATTATTATCAGTTTCAGCTGATTCAGCACTACCTTGCCCATCCGGATCTTTTCATGCTGCCCGCAGGCTTTGAAGCCCTCCCTGAGATGCCGGGTTTTTTTGATGTGATTTTTTGTATGGGTGTTCTTTATCACAGAAAATCCCCGGTTACTTTTTTGCAGGATGTGAGGCGTTACATGAAAAGCGGGGCGGATCTTGTTTTAGAAACCCTGGTCATTGAGGGAGAGGAACCCGTATCTCTGACTCCCCTTGGCCGCTATGCAAAAATGCGAAGTGTTTTTTTTCTTCCCACGGTAAATTGCCTGAAAAGATGGCTGGGCCATGCGGGTTTCAGGGATATCCGCTGTGTGGATATGGCTTACACGAAAACCTTTGAGCAGCGTCGGACGGACTGGGCCTTTGATGAATCTCTGGAGGATTTTCTGGATGCTTCAGATCCCTTAAAAACCGTGGAAGGGGAGCCTGCACCTTTGCGGGCGGTGCTGCTGGCAAGGGCCTGA